A single region of the Azospirillum brasilense genome encodes:
- a CDS encoding ABC transporter substrate-binding protein, whose product MSTRQTGWSRRTLLKAGAAGTAALAMPAIWSPARAQNKRIVVRDDGGIYTKAYGEVFYKPFTAATGIEVVGVQANAEPTAQIRSMVEAKSYTWDMAKISEPAILMLTSGDKPMLEKHGLENDPAVAAIPKQYMSEYGVGTNVYTTVLAYRTDAFKGRKAPASWKDFYDVAGVPGRRALRKHPFDTIEQALMADGVPTGEVYPCDFDRAFKTLDRIKKDIPIFWTSGAQVEQMLISGEVDLVPTWVSRPQAAIAAGAPVGIVWDQNIWGLDNWAILAGTPNADACRQFIKFTCDAKRQAELVKYFPAGVTMPDAFKHIDPAIAPNCPTFPANIEKGVKINAQFWLDNQQKALERYNAWLLS is encoded by the coding sequence ATGAGCACACGTCAAACCGGCTGGTCCCGCCGCACCCTGCTGAAAGCCGGCGCCGCCGGCACCGCGGCGCTCGCCATGCCGGCGATCTGGAGCCCGGCCCGCGCGCAGAACAAGCGCATCGTCGTGCGCGATGACGGCGGCATCTACACCAAGGCCTATGGCGAGGTCTTCTACAAGCCCTTCACCGCGGCCACCGGCATCGAGGTCGTCGGCGTCCAGGCCAACGCCGAGCCGACGGCGCAGATCCGCTCGATGGTCGAGGCGAAGTCCTACACCTGGGACATGGCCAAGATCAGCGAGCCGGCCATCCTCATGCTGACCAGCGGCGACAAGCCGATGCTGGAGAAGCACGGGCTGGAGAACGATCCGGCGGTCGCCGCCATTCCCAAGCAGTACATGTCGGAATACGGCGTCGGCACCAACGTCTACACCACCGTTCTGGCCTACCGCACCGACGCCTTCAAGGGCCGCAAGGCGCCGGCCTCCTGGAAGGATTTCTACGACGTCGCCGGCGTCCCCGGCCGCCGCGCCCTGCGCAAGCATCCCTTCGACACCATCGAGCAGGCGCTGATGGCCGACGGCGTGCCCACCGGCGAGGTCTATCCCTGCGACTTCGACCGCGCCTTCAAGACGCTGGACCGCATCAAGAAGGACATCCCCATCTTCTGGACCAGCGGCGCGCAGGTCGAGCAGATGCTGATCTCCGGCGAGGTCGATCTCGTCCCGACCTGGGTGTCGCGTCCGCAGGCGGCGATCGCCGCCGGCGCTCCGGTCGGCATCGTCTGGGACCAGAACATCTGGGGCCTCGACAACTGGGCCATCCTGGCCGGCACCCCGAACGCCGACGCCTGCCGCCAGTTCATCAAGTTCACCTGCGACGCGAAGCGGCAGGCGGAGCTGGTGAAGTACTTCCCGGCCGGCGTGACCATGCCCGACGCCTTCAAGCACATCGACCCGGCGATCGCCCCCAACTGCCCGACCTTCCCGGCGAACATCGAGAAGGGCGTCAAGATCAACGCGCAGTTCTGGCTGGACAACCAGCAGAAGGCGCTCGAGCGCTACAACGCCTGGCTGCTGAGCTGA
- a CDS encoding FAD-binding oxidoreductase: protein MDVIAELTSLIGADAVLTDPADLDAVTEDWRGRYRGPALCLARPANAGQVADVVRCCAKHGVPVLPQGGNTSLCGGAVPSESGPAPVILSLTRMRAVRAIDPVNSTMDVEAGCVLATVQEAAAAAGRLYPVSLGAEGSCQIGGTIATNAGGTSVLRYGNTRENVLGLEVVLADGTIWSGLYGLRKNNTGYDLKHLFIGSEGTLGIITAATLKLHPLPTRHAVAWVGMASPEDALTLLTRVQARSAARLSAFEMINRLQLDLVVGHVPGRRSPIESEADWHVLIELSDNGSGEALDAELQAILEEAFADGLLSDAALASSEAQRHAMWEVRHSVSEANKKAGVGLTTDCAVPLSAVPAFIAAATAAVRALVPDLPVIVVAHLGDGNVHFIPFFTFDAWEAAASGDRDALAAALRHAVNDEAARLKGTFSAEHGVGRVQLAEMARYKPPAELALMRAVKQALDPQNILNPGRLLPPG, encoded by the coding sequence GTGGACGTGATCGCTGAACTGACGAGCCTGATCGGCGCCGACGCCGTCCTGACCGACCCCGCCGATCTGGACGCCGTGACCGAGGACTGGCGCGGGCGTTACCGCGGCCCGGCGCTCTGCCTCGCGCGCCCCGCCAACGCCGGGCAGGTGGCCGACGTGGTGCGGTGCTGCGCCAAGCACGGGGTGCCGGTCCTGCCACAGGGCGGCAACACCAGCCTGTGCGGCGGCGCCGTCCCGTCGGAGTCCGGCCCCGCCCCGGTCATCCTCAGCCTGACCCGCATGCGCGCGGTCCGCGCCATCGACCCGGTGAACAGCACGATGGATGTCGAGGCCGGCTGCGTCCTCGCCACCGTGCAGGAGGCCGCCGCGGCGGCCGGTCGGCTCTATCCGGTCAGCCTGGGCGCCGAGGGCTCCTGCCAGATCGGCGGCACCATCGCCACCAACGCCGGCGGCACGTCGGTCCTGCGCTACGGCAACACGCGCGAGAACGTGCTGGGGCTGGAGGTCGTTCTGGCCGACGGCACCATCTGGTCGGGCCTGTACGGCCTGCGCAAGAACAACACCGGCTACGACCTGAAGCATCTGTTCATCGGCTCGGAAGGCACGCTCGGCATCATCACCGCGGCGACGCTGAAGCTGCACCCGCTGCCGACGCGCCACGCGGTGGCCTGGGTCGGCATGGCGTCGCCGGAGGACGCGCTGACCCTGCTGACCCGCGTGCAGGCGCGCAGCGCGGCCCGGCTGTCCGCCTTCGAGATGATCAACCGCCTCCAGCTCGATCTGGTGGTCGGCCATGTCCCCGGCCGCCGCAGCCCGATCGAGAGCGAGGCCGACTGGCATGTGCTGATCGAGCTGTCGGACAACGGCTCCGGCGAGGCGCTCGACGCCGAGCTTCAGGCGATCCTGGAGGAGGCCTTCGCCGACGGCCTGCTCAGCGACGCGGCGCTGGCGTCCAGCGAGGCGCAGCGCCACGCCATGTGGGAGGTGCGCCACAGCGTGTCGGAGGCCAACAAGAAGGCCGGCGTCGGCCTGACCACCGACTGCGCGGTGCCGCTGTCGGCGGTGCCCGCCTTCATCGCGGCGGCGACCGCGGCGGTGCGCGCCCTGGTGCCCGACCTGCCGGTGATCGTGGTGGCCCATCTCGGCGACGGCAACGTCCACTTCATCCCCTTCTTCACCTTCGACGCCTGGGAGGCCGCCGCATCGGGCGACCGCGACGCGCTCGCCGCCGCGCTGCGCCACGCCGTCAACGACGAGGCCGCCCGGCTCAAGGGCACTTTCAGCGCCGAGCACGGAGTCGGCCGCGTCCAGCTCGCCGAGATGGCCCGCTACAAGCCGCCGGCCGAGCTGGCGCTGATGCGCGCCGTCAAGCAGGCGCTCGACCCGCAGAACATCCTCAACCCCGGACGGCTGCTGCCGCCGGGCTGA